The following coding sequences lie in one Fibrobacter sp. UWT2 genomic window:
- a CDS encoding DUF1007 family protein: protein MSLKSLLVCLLCGASLVCAHPHVFVDAKIKVVFDNAGFSAVKNHWVYDEIYSSAMMSSGDADGDGKISESENKWFCETILGPLKEFNYYNYVQSGSVFLKAQGLPNFKASFKNGRLILDFDVKFTSPADPSGGADYTMLVIAVADPSNYIQVTADMENADVDGPESFDIEFFNDGLQGLTLFRAFRSDIEGLYLRFKKK from the coding sequence ATGTCCTTGAAGTCCTTGCTTGTATGTTTGCTTTGCGGGGCTTCGCTGGTGTGCGCGCATCCTCACGTATTCGTAGATGCGAAAATCAAGGTGGTGTTCGACAACGCCGGTTTTTCGGCGGTGAAGAACCACTGGGTCTATGATGAAATCTATAGCTCCGCGATGATGTCGTCGGGCGACGCGGACGGTGACGGAAAAATTTCGGAGTCGGAGAACAAGTGGTTCTGCGAAACGATTCTTGGTCCTCTCAAGGAATTCAATTATTACAACTACGTCCAGTCGGGCTCGGTATTTTTGAAGGCCCAGGGGCTTCCGAATTTCAAGGCATCGTTTAAGAACGGCAGGCTGATTCTTGATTTTGATGTGAAATTTACAAGCCCCGCAGACCCTTCTGGAGGTGCGGATTACACGATGCTCGTGATTGCGGTGGCAGACCCGTCCAACTACATTCAGGTGACGGCCGACATGGAGAATGCCGATGTGGACGGACCTGAGTCTTTTGATATCGAGTTCTTTAATGATGGCCTGCAGGGACTGACCCTGTTCCGGGCTTTCCGTTCGGATATTGAAGGCCTATACTTGAGGTTTAAAAAGAAATAA
- a CDS encoding TIGR02147 family protein — MNVYAYYNYRKFLQDYYDYRKSVQRYFSYRSFAKKAGYSSSGFYLDLVRGRKSLTPQMLPKFIAALGLNEKEGRYFTLMVDFTHATTPASKQAIFEQMSALLPNAIKSLTKSQQEYYSKWYYVAVREALSVLNVGPKNIQELALFLNPRITLPQAKQAIQLLLSMQLIELDEKGFYRSVNKAIFSGSEIAPLFVHQFQKQMMDLGKDALDHYSTERRNVSCMTMSVSAEGLERIISKIDLFRKEVVDIVRSDEGETMVCQMNIQFFPLSKEKVDLPPETEEEK; from the coding sequence GACTACCGTAAGTCCGTGCAACGATACTTTTCTTATAGGTCCTTTGCCAAGAAGGCGGGGTATTCCTCGTCTGGCTTTTATTTGGACCTGGTCCGCGGGCGCAAGTCCCTTACGCCCCAAATGTTGCCCAAGTTTATTGCGGCTTTAGGCCTTAACGAAAAGGAAGGCCGCTACTTCACGTTGATGGTGGACTTTACGCACGCCACCACGCCGGCTTCCAAGCAAGCCATCTTCGAGCAGATGTCCGCTCTGCTCCCGAACGCCATCAAGTCTTTGACCAAGAGCCAGCAGGAATATTATAGTAAGTGGTATTACGTCGCCGTCCGCGAAGCTCTGTCCGTCTTGAACGTTGGCCCGAAGAATATTCAGGAACTGGCTTTGTTCCTGAACCCCCGCATCACGCTGCCGCAGGCAAAGCAGGCTATCCAGCTGCTTTTGTCGATGCAGTTGATTGAACTGGACGAAAAAGGTTTTTATCGCTCGGTGAACAAGGCTATCTTTAGCGGTTCTGAAATCGCTCCCTTGTTTGTCCACCAGTTCCAGAAGCAGATGATGGACTTGGGCAAAGACGCCCTGGACCATTACAGCACCGAACGCAGAAATGTATCTTGTATGACGATGAGCGTTTCTGCCGAAGGCCTGGAACGCATTATCAGCAAGATTGACTTGTTCCGCAAGGAAGTGGTCGATATCGTTCGTTCGGACGAAGGTGAAACCATGGTGTGTCAGATGAATATCCAGTTTTTCCCGCTCAGCAAGGAAAAGGTGGACCTGCCGCCAGAAACCGAGGAGGAAAAATGA
- the trxA gene encoding thioredoxin, with translation MPAIHLTAENFDSVISSGQLVFVDFWATWCRPCMMMGPIVDELADEYDGRAVIAKINVDDAGVSDICARFGITNIPNMKLFKNGVEVGNVVGAVPKATVKGVIDRNL, from the coding sequence ATGCCAGCAATTCATTTGACTGCAGAAAATTTTGACTCGGTGATTTCTTCGGGCCAGTTGGTCTTTGTGGACTTCTGGGCAACGTGGTGCCGTCCGTGCATGATGATGGGCCCGATTGTCGATGAACTTGCCGATGAATACGATGGCCGTGCGGTCATTGCTAAAATCAACGTGGACGATGCCGGTGTGAGCGATATCTGCGCCCGCTTTGGCATTACCAACATTCCCAACATGAAGCTCTTCAAGAACGGCGTGGAAGTGGGCAATGTAGTAGGTGCCGTACCGAAGGCAACCGTTAAAGGCGTTATCGACCGCAACCTGTAG
- a CDS encoding DUF3575 domain-containing protein yields MMKKFIAACLFGITFASAQVVDDPYAYTSGAQEKETPVMDINHTENDEPMFAVSIHPISMLILSLFDIPSIYLTIEGNLGSHMSLITRPSYIWAEFSDSDEDLDIYLFGISEGLRFYFDEGHRGLYLAGHFNYARVGLEYTYDYDHDEDYEAHANGFGFGIYIGHKIRVGHFTSSWDIGYSYMKYSASGKEKDDVEDVSTVGSGYDINYTIGFAF; encoded by the coding sequence ATGATGAAAAAGTTTATTGCGGCTTGCCTGTTCGGCATTACCTTCGCTTCGGCTCAAGTGGTGGATGACCCTTATGCCTATACCTCTGGAGCACAGGAAAAAGAAACTCCTGTAATGGACATCAACCATACTGAAAATGACGAACCGATGTTTGCGGTGTCTATTCATCCGATATCCATGTTGATTTTGTCGTTGTTCGACATCCCGTCGATTTACTTGACGATTGAAGGAAACCTGGGAAGCCACATGTCCTTGATTACTCGCCCCAGTTATATCTGGGCTGAATTCTCGGATAGTGACGAAGATCTGGATATTTACTTGTTCGGCATTTCGGAAGGCTTGCGTTTTTACTTTGACGAAGGACACCGCGGTCTGTATTTGGCGGGACATTTCAATTATGCTCGTGTAGGCTTGGAATACACGTACGATTACGACCATGACGAGGACTATGAGGCTCACGCGAATGGTTTTGGTTTTGGGATTTATATCGGTCATAAGATCCGTGTGGGACACTTTACGTCGTCTTGGGATATCGGATATTCCTATATGAAGTACTCTGCTTCGGGTAAGGAAAAGGACGATGTAGAAGATGTCTCTACCGTGGGCTCGGGCTACGACATAAATTATACGATCGGTTTCGCTTTCTAG
- a CDS encoding RsmB/NOP family class I SAM-dependent RNA methyltransferase, translating into MEFFDYYEKLFGERWPTLLESLKGEGCATELRFGDGLEPYFLDEASVFAAKALGVEPGDDVLDMCAAPGGKTLVIASMLKGEGSLQSNDRSPDRRLRLQRVIENSLPESWRSVIKVTGYDGMKFGLHKKECFDKILLDAPCSSDRHVLNSPAHLEVWSAKRVKRLSVEQGALLASAVDALKPGGTVVYGTCALSPMENDDVVKKILKKRPAMRFEKIEELLPGADRTEFGVHILPDRSNGRGPIYCAKLVKEK; encoded by the coding sequence ATGGAATTTTTCGATTACTACGAGAAGCTTTTTGGCGAACGTTGGCCAACCTTGCTGGAATCCCTGAAAGGCGAGGGCTGCGCGACGGAACTGCGTTTTGGCGATGGCTTGGAACCGTATTTTTTGGATGAAGCATCTGTGTTCGCGGCAAAAGCGCTGGGTGTGGAACCTGGTGACGATGTGCTGGACATGTGTGCGGCTCCCGGCGGAAAGACTCTCGTAATCGCCTCGATGCTTAAAGGTGAAGGCTCTTTGCAGAGTAACGACCGCTCGCCGGATCGCCGCTTGAGGCTCCAACGCGTGATTGAAAATTCCTTGCCCGAAAGCTGGCGTTCCGTTATCAAGGTGACGGGTTACGACGGCATGAAGTTTGGGCTCCATAAAAAGGAGTGCTTTGACAAGATCCTGCTGGATGCACCCTGTTCTTCGGATAGGCATGTGCTGAATTCGCCTGCGCATTTGGAAGTTTGGTCTGCGAAGCGCGTTAAAAGGCTTTCGGTGGAGCAGGGCGCCCTTTTGGCCTCGGCGGTAGACGCCCTTAAGCCGGGAGGAACCGTTGTCTATGGCACTTGTGCGCTGTCGCCGATGGAAAACGACGATGTTGTCAAGAAAATTTTGAAGAAGCGCCCCGCCATGCGTTTCGAAAAAATCGAGGAGCTGTTGCCCGGCGCTGACCGCACCGAATTTGGCGTGCATATTCTGCCGGACCGTTCCAATGGCCGCGGCCCCATTTACTGCGCTAAGCTCGTGAAAGAAAAATAG